Proteins encoded by one window of bacterium:
- a CDS encoding ABC transporter permease, which yields MSLLRPHGAQAGAAAARPAALESAERIRTPAARETGPAGGRRLRGWTARIVPPLVLLAAILAGWETAVRAFGIPFYILPAPSRIAGVLVDDRALLLGEAAVTLAEVMLGFAIAFVVGVLLALAIFASRTVERAVYPLVIASQTVPVFAIAPLLVVWFGYGTLSKVVMAALIVFFPIVVNTVDGLRAADPDMVNLLVILGARPAEIVRRVRVPAALPFVFSGTRIAVATSVIGAVIGEWVGSTRGLGYLMIHANAQLHVDLVFAVIVYLSVMATALFWTVSLVEWAALPWRRAGTQA from the coding sequence GTGAGCCTGCTTCGGCCGCACGGAGCGCAGGCCGGAGCGGCCGCGGCCCGTCCGGCCGCGCTCGAGTCGGCGGAGCGCATCCGCACGCCGGCCGCCCGCGAGACCGGCCCCGCGGGCGGCCGGCGCCTCCGCGGCTGGACCGCGCGCATCGTGCCGCCCCTCGTGCTGCTCGCCGCCATCCTGGCCGGTTGGGAGACCGCGGTCCGCGCGTTCGGCATCCCATTCTACATTCTCCCGGCGCCCAGCCGCATTGCCGGTGTGCTCGTCGACGATCGCGCGTTGCTGCTGGGAGAAGCGGCCGTGACGCTCGCCGAGGTGATGTTGGGGTTCGCGATCGCGTTCGTCGTCGGGGTGCTGCTCGCGCTCGCGATCTTCGCGTCCCGGACGGTCGAGCGCGCGGTCTACCCGCTCGTGATCGCGAGCCAGACCGTCCCCGTGTTCGCGATCGCTCCGCTGCTGGTCGTCTGGTTCGGCTACGGGACGCTCTCGAAAGTGGTGATGGCCGCGCTCATCGTCTTCTTTCCGATCGTCGTCAACACGGTCGACGGACTCCGGGCGGCCGATCCCGACATGGTGAACCTCCTCGTGATCCTCGGGGCCCGGCCGGCGGAGATCGTCCGGCGCGTGCGCGTGCCCGCGGCGCTCCCGTTCGTCTTCTCGGGGACGCGCATCGCCGTCGCGACGAGCGTCATCGGCGCCGTGATCGGCGAGTGGGTGGGGTCGACGCGCGGGCTCGGGTATCTCATGATCCATGCGAACGCCCAGCTCCATGTCGATCTCGTGTTTGCGGTGATCGTGTATCTGAGCGTGATGGCCACGGCGCTGTTTTGGACGGTCTCGCTGGTCGAATGGGCGGCGCTGCCGTGGCGCCGGGCCGGGACGCAGGCGTAG
- a CDS encoding ABC transporter substrate-binding protein, with product MRRPIPVVAAAAMLAAVLCAGPVWPGVAGAGTSGTPLVFMLDWFPNPDHVPLYAAIGAGYFTQAGLNVVLQVPANADDPLKLVAARRVDVAVNYESGVIFARSQGLPVRSIGLLVAQPLTTVMYLKRSGIRRPKDLVGRRVGFAVSGLEDAMIDQVLRSDGATKANVTLVNVGFDIVPTLLSRKVDAVIGAYRNVERVQIEMQGQPVGMFEPERYGVPTFYELVLIANDAALTTRRPALTRFVQAVGRGLALTEAHPDQAFRYYVALNPKLNDAFNRRSFDATLPAYARTQRQRRATWAAFDGWMAARKVIPTAVPPDQLYTNLGGRP from the coding sequence GTGCGTAGACCAATCCCCGTAGTCGCGGCGGCCGCGATGCTGGCCGCCGTGCTGTGCGCAGGCCCGGTCTGGCCCGGGGTCGCCGGCGCGGGCACGTCCGGGACGCCGCTTGTGTTCATGCTCGACTGGTTCCCCAATCCGGATCACGTGCCGCTGTACGCGGCCATCGGGGCGGGGTATTTCACGCAGGCCGGGCTCAACGTCGTCCTCCAGGTGCCGGCGAACGCCGATGACCCGCTCAAGCTCGTCGCCGCGCGCCGGGTCGACGTCGCGGTCAACTACGAGTCGGGGGTCATCTTTGCCCGCTCCCAAGGACTGCCGGTGCGCAGCATCGGCCTTCTGGTGGCCCAGCCGCTCACGACGGTCATGTACCTGAAACGCTCCGGCATCCGGCGCCCCAAGGACTTGGTGGGGCGCCGCGTGGGCTTCGCCGTGTCGGGTCTGGAAGACGCCATGATCGACCAGGTTCTTCGCTCGGACGGGGCGACGAAGGCCAACGTGACCCTGGTGAACGTCGGGTTCGACATCGTGCCGACCCTGCTGTCGCGGAAGGTCGACGCGGTCATCGGCGCGTACCGGAACGTCGAACGCGTGCAGATCGAGATGCAGGGGCAGCCGGTCGGGATGTTCGAGCCCGAGCGGTACGGCGTGCCGACGTTCTACGAACTCGTGCTGATCGCCAACGACGCCGCGCTCACGACGCGGCGGCCGGCGCTGACCCGGTTCGTGCAGGCGGTCGGCCGCGGTCTCGCGCTCACAGAAGCGCACCCGGACCAGGCCTTTCGCTATTATGTCGCGCTCAACCCGAAGCTCAACGACGCGTTCAACCGCAGATCGTTCGACGCGACGCTGCCCGCCTACGCCCGCACGCAGCGGCAGCGCCGGGCCACGTGGGCGGCGTTCGACGGGTGGATGGCGGCGCGGAAGGTGATTCCAACGGCCGTGCCCCCGGATCAGCTCTATACCAACCTGGGAGGGCGTCCGTGA
- a CDS encoding ABC transporter ATP-binding protein — MSAALEIRDLRKRFWRDGEWLDVLAGVSLDVAPREFVALVGPSGCGKSTVCNIVAGLFRPDAGTVTMLAGGNRTGAAPGRVAYMQQKDLLLPWRTVLDNAILGLEIQGTPRGAAREEARVMLRRFGLEGFERVYPATLSGGMRQRVALVRTLLCRRDLLVLDEPFGALDAMTRAAMQGYLLRLREEFGRTVLFITHDVEEAVLLSDRVYVMGARPGRIRAEIRLDLPRPRRATEAGVVREKAAILDLLHAETAEAFA, encoded by the coding sequence ATGTCCGCGGCACTGGAGATTCGAGACCTGAGGAAGCGGTTCTGGCGCGACGGCGAATGGCTCGACGTGCTGGCCGGGGTGTCGCTCGACGTCGCGCCGCGCGAGTTTGTCGCGCTGGTGGGACCGAGCGGCTGTGGAAAGAGCACCGTCTGCAACATCGTCGCGGGTCTCTTCCGGCCCGATGCCGGCACCGTGACGATGCTCGCCGGCGGGAACCGCACCGGCGCGGCCCCCGGCCGCGTCGCCTACATGCAGCAGAAAGACCTGCTGCTGCCGTGGCGCACCGTGCTCGACAATGCCATCCTGGGCCTCGAGATCCAGGGGACGCCGCGGGGCGCGGCCCGCGAGGAAGCCCGCGTGATGCTCCGGCGCTTCGGGCTGGAGGGCTTCGAGCGCGTCTACCCGGCGACGCTCTCCGGCGGCATGCGGCAGCGCGTGGCGCTCGTGCGCACGCTGCTCTGCCGGCGCGACCTCCTCGTGCTGGACGAGCCGTTCGGCGCGCTGGATGCGATGACCCGCGCGGCGATGCAGGGGTATCTCTTGCGGCTGCGCGAGGAGTTCGGCCGCACGGTGCTGTTCATCACCCACGACGTCGAAGAGGCCGTGCTGCTGTCGGATCGCGTCTACGTGATGGGGGCGCGTCCCGGCCGCATCCGCGCGGAAATCCGGCTCGATCTCCCGCGGCCCCGCCGCGCGACCGAGGCGGGCGTCGTCCGCGAGAAGGCCGCCATTCTCGACCTGCTCCACGCCGAGACGGCGGAGGCGTTCGCGTGA